A window of Hemibagrus wyckioides isolate EC202008001 linkage group LG03, SWU_Hwy_1.0, whole genome shotgun sequence contains these coding sequences:
- the brf1a gene encoding BRF1 RNA polymerase III transcription initiation factor subunit a yields MRRCKNCGGTDVDVDQARGDAVCMGCGSVLEDNIIVSEVTFVESSGGASSAVGQFVASDSQGPAPSLGGNYMGMGKESRAQTLQNAKRNINHLGRQLQMNQHCLDTAFNFYKMALCKRLTRGRKSAHVIAACLYLVCRTEGTPHMLLDLSDLLQVNVYVLGRTFLVLARELCINAPAIDPCLYIPRFAHMLEFGEKSHEVSMTALRLVQRMKRDWMHTGRRPSGLCGAALLVAARMHEFRRTIKDVIGVVKVCEATLRKRLSEFEDTPTSELTIEEFMKVDLDQECDPPSFKDGQRKLRLQKIEEELAKKIDDVQGEICGYQDEIENELESSRPKSRGIYGAYAKNDDAVSVTSSCVRDLDDEGEDEDLRAAASHLNTDLPCLGDGEECDKERQEAREEERDSLTKRPSLEALLGPLPTAASLGLSDSIHKCVGEEKENENEQTSEGGELDLSGIDDDELEWYILNEKEVEVKTELWMLENADYLKEQKEKEEKIAKEKELGIYKEKKPRKPSQKRAPINASTANEAIEKMLEQKRISTKINYDVLKDLNRSSVKSSPPEPKESPGRSVQKKTTSTRPSRLNDFSTSLAAPASHFGKRLRPLISTQPAKKPVLDQLVSEAPEAPAVVTQNAVVVESGPVTYEDPGEEEEEEEEEQCVSAMQLMGGDEYGYDFDEED; encoded by the exons ATGCGGAGGTGTAAGAACTGCGGTGGGACGGACGTGGACGTGGACCAGGCCCGTGGCGACGCCGTGTGTATGGGCTGCGGCTCCGTGCTCGAGGACAACATCATCGTCTCGGAGGTGACCTTTGTGGAGAGCAGCGGCGGAGCCTCGTCGGCGGTCGGCCAGTTCGTGGCCTCAGACT CTCAGGGTCCTGCCCCATCTCTGGGTGGAAACTACATGGGGATGGGAAAAGAGTCCAGAGCGCAGACGTTACAGAACG CGAAGAGGAATATAAATCACCTGGGGCGCCAGCTGCAGATGAACCAGCACTGCCTGGACACGGCCTTCAACTTCTACAAAATGGCTCTCTGTAAACGCCTGACCCGAGGGAGGAAGTCGGCCCACGTCATCGCCGCCTGCCTCTACCTGGTGTGCAGGACGGAGGGAACGCCCC ACATGCTCCTGGATCTCAGCGATCTGCTGCAG GTCAATGTGTATGTCCTGGGAAGAACGTTCCTGGTGTTGGCCAGAGAACTCTGCATCAATGCGCCAGCTATAG atcCGTGTCTGTACATCCCCCGATTTGCCCACATGTTGGAGTTTGGTGAGAAAAGCCACGAGGTGTCCATGACAGCACTGAGACTCGTGCAGAGGATGAAGAGGGACTGGATGCACACTGGACGCAGGCCTTCAGGGCTCTGTGGAGCAG ctctGCTGGTGGCTGCCCGTATGCATGAGTTTCGTCGCACCATCAAAGACGTGATCGGCGTCGTCAAAGTGTGTGAGGCCACGCTGAGGAAGAG gctGAGCGAGTTTGAGGACACGCCAACCAGCGAGCTGACCATTGAGGAGTTCATGAAAGTGGACCTGGATCAGGAATGCGACCCTCCCTCGTTTAAAGACGGACAGAGAAAGCTCCGGCTGCAGAAG attGAGGAGGAACTGGCTAAGAAGATCGATGACGTTCAGG GTGAAATCTGTGGCTATCAGGACGAGATAGAGAATGAGCTGGAGAGCAGTCGACCAAAATCCAGAGGGATCTACGGAGCCTATGCAAaaaatg ATGACGCCGTCTCTGTGACATCGTCCTGCGTGCGCGATCTCGATGACgagggtgaggatgaagacCTGCGTGCGGCCGCGTCTCATCTGAACACGGATCTGCCCTGCCTCGGTGATGGAGAGGAGTGCGATAAGGAGCGGCAGGAAGCGAGAGAGGAAGAGCGAGACTCTCTGACCAAGCGCCCATCTCTGGAGGCTCTGCTTGGGCCACTGCCCACCGCCGCCAGCCTCGGCCTGTCCGACTCCATCCACAAGTGCGTGGGAGAGGAAAAGGAGAACGAGAACG AGCAGACATCGGAAGGCGGTGAGCTGGACCTGAGCGGGATCGACGACGATGAGctggagtgg TACATCCTCAATGAGAAGGAGGTGGAGGTTAAAACTGAGCTCTGGATGCTGGAGAACGCAGACTACCTCAAAGAACAGAAAG aaaaggaggagaaaataGCAAAGGAGAAAGAGCTGGGTATCTACAAAGAGAAAAAG CCAAGGAAGCCATCTCAAAAGCGTGCACCAATCAACGCCAGCACGGCCAACGAGGCCATCGAGAAGATGCTGGAGCAGAAGCGGATCTCCACGAAGATCAACTACGATGTCCTGAAGGACCTGAACCGCTCGAGCGTGAAGAGCTCTCCACCCGAGCCCAAGGAGTCTCCGGGCCGCTCCGTGCAGAAGAAGACAACGTCGACGCGGCCGAGCAGACTCAACGACTTCTCCACCAGTCTGGCTGCACCAGCAAGCCACTTCGGCAAGAG GTTACGACCGCTGATCTCGACACAGCCCGCTAAGAAGCCGGTCCTGgatcag CTGGTGTCCGAGGCTCCCGAGGCTCCTGCTGTGGTTACCCAGAATGCCGTGGTGGTGGAGAGCGGGCCTGTGACGTATGAAGACccgggagaggaggaggaggaggaagaggaggagcagtGCGTCAGTGCCATGCAGCTTATGGGAGGAGACG agtATGGCTATGATTTTGACGAAGAGGATTGA
- the btbd6a gene encoding BTB/POZ domain-containing protein 6-A produces the protein MRNKAFGSGTVRLDAADGEWGRQRSFPVIAEESCGHHGRIMKGLTFFLLLPAALKKSKKAVKGSGRTPTCLTAGTTNLRKMKPAAEVQEVTGKIGSSSLTLPEEESRSLAEPSDSTAPGSTEKNSDQETHTQPGHTHTNLRDRNAVMFNNEHMADVHFIVGPPGATEKIPAHKYVLAVGSSVFSAMFYGDLAEGDHEIQIPDVEPAAFLILLKYLYSDEIELEVETVVGTLYAAKKYLVSALVSACVSFLESRLEAGNAFALLSHSRALDESQLAQSCWRIIDAQAELVLRSEGFLQLDSDTLKSVLRRDSLNAKESAVLQAALAWAEAECQRRGTSPTAANKRAVLGESLHLLRLPAMTLAEFANGVAQFDFLTPQETRDIFLWFTAAEKPSLDFPVLPRTGLEPQRCRRFRSSAYRSNQWRYQGRCDSIRFAADQRVFVAGLGLYGSSERESEYDVQIELKRQEEMLAQRLTKFVSDGSSSVFAVFFEQPVQVEPDVFYTVSAILDGTQLSYFGQDGMTELRCGKVTFQFQSSSDSTNGTGVEAGQIPELVFYT, from the exons ATGAGAAATAAGGCGTTTGGGAGCGGGACGGTGCGGCTGGACGCGGCGGACGGAGAGTGGGGCAGACAGCGGAGTTTTCCGGTCATAGCTGAGGAGTCATGCGGACATCACGGCCGGATCATGAAGGGGCTCACGTTCTTCCTGCTTCTGCCGGCGGCGCTCAAAAAGTCCAAGAAAGCTGTAAAGGGCTCCGGTAGAACGCCGACCTGCTTGACCGCCGGTACTACGAACCTGAGGAAGATGAAGCCCGCCGCGGAGGTGCAGGAGGTCACCGGGAAGATCGGTAGCTCCTCACTGACTCTGCCCGAGGAGGAGAGCCGCAGCCTGGCGGAGCCGAGTGACAGCACCGCGCCGGGCAGCACGGAGAAGAACAGCGaccaggaaacacacacacagcctggacacacacacaccaacctccGCGACAG GAACGCAGTGATGTTCAATAACGAACACATGGCGGATGTGCACTTCATCGTCGGCCCACCTGGAGCAACAGAGAAAATTCCAGCGCATAAG TACGTCCTGGCGGTGGGGAGCTCTGTTTTCAGCGCCATGTTTTATGGCGACCTTGCCGAGGGAGACCACGAGATCCAGATACCAGATGTGGAACCGGCTGCTTTTTTAATCCTGCTCAA GTACTTGTACAGCGATGAGATCGAGCTGGAGGTGGAAACGGTCGTGGGGACGCTCTATGCAGCCAAGAAGTACCTTGTGTCGGCACTAGTCAGCGCTTGCGTGAGCTTCCTGGAGTCGAGGCTGGAGGCGGGTAACGCTTTTGCGCTGCTTTCTCACAGTCGTGCACTGGACGAGTCGCAGTTGGCACAGAGCTGTTGGCGGATCATCGACGCCCAGGCTGAGCTGGTGCTAAGATCTGAAGGCTTCCTCCAGCTTGACTCGGATACGCTAAAGAGCGTCCTGCGACGTGACTCGCTAAATGCTAAAGAATCTGCCGTGCTGCAGGCGGCACTGGCGTGGGCAGAGGCGGAGTGTCAGCGGCGCGGCACGAGCCCCACTGCTGCGAACAAGCGAGCTGTACTCGGTGAATCGCTTCACCTTTTACGCCTGCCTGCTATGACGCTGGCAGAGTTTGCTAACGGCGTGGCGCAATTTGACTTCCTGACTCCGCAAGAGACGCGCGATATCTTCCTTTGGTTTACTGCAGCCGAGAAGCCCAGTCTGGATTTTCCCGTGTTGCCGAGGACGGGGCTTGAGCCGCAGCGATGCAGACGATTCCGGTCCTCGGCGTACCGGAGCAATCAATGGCGTTACCAAGGACGATGCGACAGCATCAGGTTCGCAGCCGATCAGCGCGTTTTCGTGGCCGGGCTTGGACTTTACGGATCCAGCGAACGGGAGAGTGAGTACGATGTCCAGATCGAGTTGAAGAGACAAGAAGAGATGCTTGCACAGAGGTTGACAAAGTTTGTATCGGACGGTTCGAGCTCAGTGTTCGCTGTGTTTTTTGAGCAGCCGGTGCAGGTGGAACCGGATGTTTTTTACACAGTCAGTGCCATTCTGGACGGAACCCAGCTTAGCTATTTCGGACAGGACGGAATGACGGAGCTCCGCTGCGGAAAAGTCACCTTCCAGTTCCAGAGCTCATCGGACAGCACCAATGGGACGGGGGTGGAGGCGGGGCAGATTCCAGAACTCGTCTTCTACACGTGA